The nucleotide window TCATGGACGCCACCGAAACCGAACTCGCCCGGCTCGGCCGTCCTGTCGGCTCCCGGACGGGGAACAACACCGCCGAGTACGTTGCCCTCCAACTGGGACTTTCCGAACTACTGGCTCGCTACGACCCCCGGAGCCTAGAAGTACGCATTGACTCGATGACGGTCATCAGGGACGCCTGGGATGACGACGACCCGACAGAGCCAGGCGTCGAGACGTACAGCGAGGCGATCGCCACGGCACTCTTGAGCGTTCCAGAACACCGGTACACGCATCTCGCGGATAGTGACCCAAACCCAGCCGATGCGCTGGCGACAGTCGGGGCCGATATCGCAGCATTAGGACCCGGATCGTGAACCGCCTCGCTTATCTGTAGAGCTTCATCGCCCGAGACCCCAGACCGAGCGCATCGTCAAGACGAACGATTGGTATCCCGTCAGCCGCAATGTACGGACACACTCGAATGGACTCGCTACTCACGATCGATGACGAGCTATGCACTGGAACCATCGTCGACCGGCCCAATCGGTTCGTCGTCCGCGTTCGGTTCGAAGACGAGCCAGAACGTGTCTTCCTCGGGGACCCTGGCGCGCTCGAAGGGACGATCGAACCGGGACACGAGATTCTCTGTGCACCAGTCGACGATCCGGAGCGGGCGACAGACTACGACGCTATCGCCGTCCATGTTGACACCGTGTACGTGAGCGTTCGACCGGCGTTAGCGAACGACCTCTTCGAGCGCGCACTCGGCCGCAACGCGATTCCTGCGTTCGACGGATACACCTGCCGAAAACGAGAACCTGCGCTGCCCGACCACGGCCGGACGGATTTCCGTCTCGAGACACCGAGCGGCAACACCGCCTCCGTCGAAATCAAATCCTGCACCCACGTCGAAGACCGCATCGCCAAGTTTCCAGATCGGCAGACTGAGCGTGGTCGGCGTCACCTCCGAAGCCTCGAAGCGCTCTGTGAAGACGGCCACGAGACGCATGTCGTGTTCGTGGTGCAGCGACCTGACGTCGAACGCTTCCGACCCTACCGAGATGTCGATCCGGAGTTCGCCGAACTACTCAGCCAGGTGCAGGAAACTGGGGTGGGCGTACACGCGATAACCACCTCGTTTAAGCCGCCCCACTACGTGCTTCGGAAAGACGATCTGCCCGTGGACATCGACTGACAGGCGTCAGCTCAAGGATTGAATAACGGCCAGTCCGTATGTGTTCGTATGGCAAAGCGATTCGTTCGAGCCCGGCCGAAGCGCGATCAACTCCCGGACCTGCGGGAGCGACTCGAGAGCGGTGAGATCGAAGCGATGGAGCCGTTCGGCCGTGCGATGACGAAGGCGTTAGAGAACGCGCGATTCGACCCGGCGAGTGGAGAGGCGATTTGGATCGAGGAGGATTACTGCGTTCCACCACTCGCGATGGAACGGGCAGAAGTCCTTGACGACTACTTCACAGAGATCACGATCGTCGAGGAGGATGTCGACGAAGCCGCCGGGTGGCAACAGATAGACGACCTGCCGGGGTTGTGGGAGCAGATACTCGACCAAGCCTAACGATGGTCGGACTGAGGCGTTTGCTATTCCGTCGGCAGACTGCGTCTGGCGGGCACTCAGAACGCAGATCGGTCTGGTGACGCCCTGTAGGGCGGGGAGAATGTCGAATGCAGCACCGACAACCCGTGTCCAACCACCGGGATAATTGAGGCATTATATGACACAGGCACGTTGGTCACAATAATGAGAACCGTTGAGTCAGCTGATATCAACGATTCCCGCCCGCTCGAGAAACTTCGAGCGGTTCTACAGGAACACTCGGTACAGTGTGCACCCTCTTCGGTTCCCACGCCACCGGAACGACACATCCAACAAGTGATACCGACATTGCAGTAGAGCTTGAGACGACCGACCGTGAGGACCCCGCGTACAACGACGCATTCTTCGGTCTCAGTGCGGATCTGAGCGATGCGCTCGGAACGGATGACGTATACCTCGTCGACATCCACACACTCTCACCAAGCGTTGCTGCGTCG belongs to Halogeometricum borinquense DSM 11551 and includes:
- a CDS encoding ribonuclease HI family protein encodes the protein MTRKPLPTEHLSPLATLVDEVLACVGYEMAAATDIIDDAVPGYGGLFDPATTPGELRHALDSVLASDLSRPPAPESTDDSFILYVDGGSRGNPGPAGAGAVIMDATETELARLGRPVGSRTGNNTAEYVALQLGLSELLARYDPRSLEVRIDSMTVIRDAWDDDDPTEPGVETYSEAIATALLSVPEHRYTHLADSDPNPADALATVGADIAALGPGS
- the mntA gene encoding type VII toxin-antitoxin system MntA family adenylyltransferase antitoxin, producing the protein MCTLFGSHATGTTHPTSDTDIAVELETTDREDPAYNDAFFGLSADLSDALGTDDVYLVDIHTLSPSVAASVFEAGVLRIGDVAHAEDLRQRVTNTDAPDQSPRERFDTALAKIDDHLGGSGVTATDGNDRER
- the sfsA gene encoding DNA/RNA nuclease SfsA, with translation MDSLLTIDDELCTGTIVDRPNRFVVRVRFEDEPERVFLGDPGALEGTIEPGHEILCAPVDDPERATDYDAIAVHVDTVYVSVRPALANDLFERALGRNAIPAFDGYTCRKREPALPDHGRTDFRLETPSGNTASVEIKSCTHVEDRIAKFPDRQTERGRRHLRSLEALCEDGHETHVVFVVQRPDVERFRPYRDVDPEFAELLSQVQETGVGVHAITTSFKPPHYVLRKDDLPVDID